Proteins encoded together in one Gemmatimonadetes bacterium T265 window:
- the mfd gene encoding transcription-repair-coupling factor, with protein sequence MALPTLLDAVENLPAFTRLVQTLPGPRARVTVGGLHGSSDAVLLAAVARRFPQRLFVLLAPTVPDAERWLADLDSIGGGVKTALYPHRESFGEVEAHSEVAGERVETLERLTRGDVQLLLTTPRAVLECTQLARALQDARLELRRGDVWRPTDLAAHLDRVGFERVPLVDDVGQYSVRGGIFDVYGFGMAEPVRLEFWGDEVAELRHFDLYSQRSTRAAEVAVVLPVDGRPHGVGGGEHGATGGALGADAFERVTLAELWTPDAVLFLPDGLDAALEFRRTWEEAQHHLDLARRRGEEVTRRETLFLDPADAARRLAAFGTIAELAPDRPGADPADVGFPTRAPERIDRDIRALRRLVRDGLPTIILCDNQGQAERLDELLNEDERHPSPAGLVIGVLGGGFVLPPGVGVGQGLRVLTDHEIFRRDRRIRRARKYSAGTALDAASALKPGDFVVHLEHGVGIYRGIETKFVGTGTIEVAVIEYEGGDKLNVPLYRLDQVERYRAAGENDGETPPPRLHKLGGRRWSQQRDKTRAAIQEMTVELLDLYARRKVAGRPPHAPDGAWQRQLESSFLFEDTPDQRRATTDVKQDMEGPRPMDRLLVGDVGYGKTEIAVRAAFKAVQGGRQVAVLVPTTILADQHYRTFSERFADFPIRVEVLSRFQGAKEHTATLSALAEKKVDVVIGTHRLLSPDVVFKDLGLIVVDEEHRFGVKHKERLKQLRLETDVLTLTATPIPRTLHQSLAGLRDMTLMQTPPRDRSPVLTFVEPSMDDGLIEEGIARELDRGGQVFFVHNRIETIEAVADHIRRIVPRARVAVGHGQMRERELEEVMRQFVAGEVDVLVSTLIVETGLDVPNANTMFVNNAHHFGLAQLYQLRGRVGRSHRRAYCYLMVPDGIDEDAERRLSVLEHHTELGAGYRVALKDMELRGAGNLLGPEQSGFVHAVGFDMYLRMLDETVRRLASGDTPAKPTPSDVSLDQPAFLPDDYVASGEAKLDLYRRLGAAETPDDIDAIRDEMRDRFGPLPPAAEAYLAVAYLRVVGGALAVEGVLVRGNEARVTFRDSAVPRMKSLGAAFHGVQFQTEVKRAQPLALKLTRVGSEAILPGLVRALRSQLPSTSSTPAAPTPGPSSATASLSAAR encoded by the coding sequence GTGGCACTCCCGACGCTTCTCGACGCGGTCGAGAACCTCCCCGCATTCACGCGCCTCGTCCAGACGCTCCCCGGCCCCCGGGCCCGCGTCACGGTTGGCGGGCTGCACGGGTCGAGTGACGCGGTCCTGCTCGCCGCCGTCGCGCGCCGCTTCCCGCAGCGACTGTTCGTTCTGCTCGCGCCCACCGTCCCCGACGCGGAACGCTGGCTCGCCGATCTCGATTCGATCGGCGGCGGCGTGAAGACAGCGCTCTACCCGCACCGCGAATCGTTCGGCGAGGTCGAGGCGCACTCGGAGGTCGCGGGCGAGCGCGTCGAAACGCTGGAGCGCCTCACGCGCGGCGACGTGCAGCTGCTCCTCACGACGCCGCGCGCGGTCCTCGAGTGTACGCAGCTCGCCCGCGCGCTGCAGGACGCGCGGCTCGAGCTGCGCCGCGGCGACGTGTGGCGCCCCACCGACCTCGCCGCGCACCTCGACCGCGTCGGCTTCGAGCGCGTCCCGCTCGTCGATGACGTCGGCCAGTACTCCGTCCGCGGCGGGATCTTCGACGTCTACGGCTTCGGCATGGCCGAGCCGGTGCGCCTGGAGTTCTGGGGCGACGAGGTCGCCGAGCTGCGCCACTTCGACCTCTACTCGCAGCGCTCGACGCGCGCGGCCGAGGTCGCGGTCGTCCTCCCCGTCGACGGCCGCCCGCACGGCGTCGGCGGCGGCGAACACGGCGCTACCGGCGGCGCGTTGGGCGCCGACGCCTTCGAGCGCGTCACGCTCGCCGAGCTCTGGACGCCCGACGCGGTGCTCTTCCTCCCCGACGGCCTCGACGCCGCGCTCGAGTTCCGCCGCACGTGGGAAGAGGCGCAGCACCACCTCGACCTCGCACGCCGCCGCGGCGAGGAGGTCACCCGCCGCGAGACGCTCTTCCTCGACCCGGCCGACGCCGCGCGCCGCCTCGCCGCGTTCGGCACGATCGCCGAGCTCGCCCCGGACCGCCCGGGCGCCGACCCCGCCGACGTCGGCTTCCCGACCCGCGCCCCGGAGCGGATCGACCGCGACATCCGCGCGCTCCGCCGCCTCGTGCGCGACGGCCTGCCGACGATCATCCTCTGCGACAACCAGGGACAGGCCGAGCGGCTCGACGAGCTGCTGAACGAGGACGAGCGCCACCCGTCCCCCGCGGGGCTCGTCATCGGCGTGTTGGGCGGCGGGTTCGTCCTGCCGCCAGGGGTCGGGGTAGGGCAGGGGCTCCGCGTCCTCACCGACCACGAAATCTTCCGGCGCGACCGGCGCATCCGCCGCGCGCGCAAGTACAGCGCCGGCACCGCGCTCGACGCCGCGAGTGCGCTCAAGCCCGGCGACTTCGTCGTCCACCTGGAGCACGGCGTCGGCATTTACCGCGGCATCGAGACGAAATTCGTCGGCACGGGAACGATCGAGGTCGCCGTCATCGAGTACGAGGGCGGCGACAAGCTCAACGTCCCGCTCTACCGCCTCGACCAGGTCGAGCGCTACCGCGCCGCCGGCGAGAACGACGGCGAGACTCCGCCGCCGCGGCTGCACAAGTTAGGCGGCAGGCGCTGGTCGCAGCAGCGCGACAAGACGCGCGCCGCGATCCAGGAGATGACCGTCGAGCTCTTGGACCTCTACGCGCGCCGCAAGGTCGCCGGACGGCCACCGCACGCCCCCGACGGCGCGTGGCAGCGCCAGCTCGAGTCGAGCTTCCTCTTCGAGGACACCCCCGACCAGCGCCGCGCGACGACCGACGTCAAGCAGGACATGGAGGGCCCGCGCCCGATGGACCGCCTCCTCGTCGGCGACGTCGGCTACGGCAAGACCGAGATCGCCGTGCGCGCCGCCTTCAAGGCCGTGCAGGGCGGGCGCCAGGTCGCCGTCCTCGTCCCGACGACGATCCTCGCCGACCAGCACTACCGCACCTTCTCCGAGCGCTTCGCCGACTTCCCGATCCGCGTCGAGGTCCTCTCGCGCTTCCAGGGCGCGAAGGAGCACACCGCCACGCTTTCGGCGCTCGCCGAGAAAAAAGTCGACGTCGTTATCGGCACGCACCGCCTGCTCTCGCCCGACGTCGTCTTCAAGGACCTGGGCCTCATCGTCGTCGACGAGGAGCACCGCTTCGGCGTTAAACACAAGGAGCGCCTGAAGCAGCTCCGCCTCGAGACCGACGTCCTGACGCTGACGGCGACGCCGATCCCACGCACGCTGCACCAGTCGCTCGCCGGGCTGCGCGACATGACGCTCATGCAGACGCCGCCGCGCGACCGCTCCCCCGTGCTCACCTTCGTCGAGCCGAGCATGGACGACGGCCTCATCGAGGAGGGCATCGCGCGCGAGCTCGACCGCGGCGGCCAGGTCTTCTTCGTCCACAACCGCATCGAAACGATCGAGGCCGTCGCCGACCACATCCGCCGCATCGTCCCGCGCGCCCGCGTCGCCGTCGGCCACGGCCAGATGCGCGAGCGCGAGCTCGAAGAGGTGATGCGCCAGTTCGTCGCGGGCGAGGTCGACGTGCTCGTCTCGACGCTCATCGTCGAGACCGGGCTCGACGTGCCCAACGCGAACACGATGTTCGTCAACAACGCCCACCACTTCGGCCTCGCGCAGCTCTACCAACTGCGAGGCCGCGTGGGCCGCTCGCACCGTCGCGCCTACTGCTACCTCATGGTGCCCGACGGGATCGACGAGGACGCCGAGCGCCGCCTCTCGGTGCTCGAGCACCACACGGAGCTCGGCGCCGGCTACCGCGTCGCGCTCAAGGACATGGAACTCCGCGGCGCGGGCAACCTCCTCGGCCCTGAGCAGAGCGGCTTCGTCCACGCGGTCGGCTTCGACATGTACCTCCGCATGCTCGACGAGACCGTGCGCCGGCTCGCGAGCGGCGACACGCCGGCCAAGCCGACCCCGTCCGACGTCTCGCTCGACCAGCCCGCCTTCCTCCCCGACGACTACGTCGCGAGCGGCGAGGCCAAGCTCGACCTCTACCGCCGGCTCGGCGCGGCGGAGACCCCTGACGACATCGACGCGATCCGCGACGAGATGCGCGACCGCTTCGGCCCGCTCCCGCCCGCTGCCGAGGCGTACCTGGCGGTCGCCTACCTGCGCGTGGTCGGGGGCGCGCTGGCCGTCGAAGGCGTGCTCGTGCGCGGCAACGAGGCGCGTGTTACCTTCCGCGATTCCGCCGTGCCGCGCATGAAGTCGCTCGGCGCGGCGTTCCACGGCGTGCAGTTCCAGACGGAAGTGAAGCGCGCGCAGCCCCTCGCCCTCAAGCTGACGCGCGTGGGCAGCGAAGCGATCCTCCCCGGCCTGGTGCGCGCGCTGCGCAGCCAGCTCCCGTCGACGTCCTCCACCCCGGCGGCCCCGACGCCTGGCCCCTCCTCCGCTACCGCCTCGCTTTCCGCCGCCCGATGA
- the pdxA gene encoding 4-hydroxythreonine-4-phosphate dehydrogenase, translating into MGPRLAVTVGDPRGIGPELIAKAIAADVIPRDRLVLVGPTGAGLDVDVPVGTWAAASSAADAGYLAGRAVDAAVDLALAGDVAGLVTAPLDKAALHAGGYDVPGHTELLAQRTGCDTAMMLAATGPRPGERGTLRVVLATTHVALRDVPARLTADVLARTAAITRTGLTEGFGIDDPRIALCALNPHAGDGGRFGREDDELLRPLARELRLAGPFPADTVFVRALRDEFDAVIAPYHDVGMTAIKVAAFGRAVNVTLGLPFPRTSPDHGTALDIAGRGIADPSSFFEALRLCDTLAHRAAPVTIS; encoded by the coding sequence GTGGGCCCGCGGCTCGCCGTCACGGTCGGTGACCCGCGCGGCATCGGGCCCGAGCTGATCGCGAAGGCGATCGCGGCCGACGTCATCCCGCGCGACCGCCTCGTGCTCGTCGGTCCGACCGGCGCCGGTCTCGACGTCGACGTGCCCGTCGGCACGTGGGCCGCGGCCAGTTCCGCGGCCGACGCCGGCTACCTCGCCGGACGCGCGGTCGACGCCGCCGTCGATCTCGCCCTCGCGGGCGACGTCGCCGGCCTCGTCACCGCGCCGCTCGACAAGGCTGCGCTCCACGCCGGCGGCTACGACGTACCCGGACACACCGAGCTGCTCGCCCAACGCACCGGCTGCGACACGGCGATGATGCTCGCCGCCACTGGCCCCCGCCCCGGCGAGCGCGGCACGCTCCGCGTCGTACTGGCGACCACGCACGTCGCGTTGCGCGACGTCCCGGCGCGTCTCACCGCGGACGTCCTCGCCCGGACGGCCGCGATCACGCGCACCGGTCTCACCGAGGGGTTCGGGATCGACGATCCGCGCATCGCACTCTGCGCGCTCAACCCGCACGCGGGCGACGGCGGCCGCTTCGGGCGCGAGGACGACGAGCTCCTGCGCCCGCTCGCCCGAGAGCTCAGGCTGGCTGGCCCGTTTCCGGCGGACACGGTATTCGTCCGTGCCCTGCGCGACGAATTCGACGCGGTGATCGCGCCGTACCACGACGTCGGTATGACAGCCATCAAGGTGGCCGCGTTCGGTCGCGCGGTGAACGTCACGCTCGGCCTGCCGTTCCCGCGCACGTCGCCCGACCACGGGACGGCGCTCGACATCGCCGGCCGGGGCATCGCCGATCCGTCCAGCTTCTTCGAAGCGCTCCGTCTCTGCGACACGCTCGCGCACCGCGCGGCGCCGGTGACCATCTCATGA
- a CDS encoding cation transporter — MGGWLANSLALLADAGHMLTDVAALGLSLFVAWFTRQPSTPQKTYGYLRWEILAAFINGATLLAISGIILWEAIGRLRTPEPVAGSAMLVVAVLGLVVNVIAAYVLHGSAGESLNHRGAYLHVLGDLLASVGTVVAAGIIRTTGWLPIDPIASIITTLLVVRSAWNLVRESVDVLLEAAPAHIEPESVRERLAAVAGVASVHDLHIWSVNSGLVAMSAHAVVPDLARHDAALRAIDHAMRDMGIGHVTIQLERTAITPCVEAVTV; from the coding sequence GTGGGCGGCTGGCTCGCCAACTCCCTCGCGCTGCTCGCCGACGCCGGCCACATGCTCACCGACGTCGCCGCGCTCGGGCTGTCGCTGTTCGTCGCCTGGTTCACGCGCCAACCGAGCACGCCGCAGAAGACGTACGGCTACCTGCGGTGGGAGATCCTCGCCGCGTTCATCAACGGCGCGACGCTCCTCGCGATCTCGGGCATCATTCTCTGGGAGGCGATCGGCCGCCTCCGCACGCCCGAGCCAGTTGCCGGCAGCGCCATGCTCGTCGTCGCGGTACTCGGCCTCGTCGTCAACGTGATCGCCGCGTATGTCCTCCACGGCAGCGCCGGCGAGAGCCTCAACCATCGCGGCGCCTACCTCCACGTGCTCGGCGACCTGCTCGCCAGCGTCGGGACCGTCGTCGCGGCGGGCATCATCCGCACCACAGGCTGGCTGCCGATCGACCCGATCGCGTCAATCATCACGACCCTGCTCGTCGTCCGGAGCGCGTGGAACCTCGTGCGCGAATCCGTCGATGTTCTACTCGAGGCGGCGCCCGCGCACATCGAGCCGGAGAGCGTGCGCGAGCGCCTCGCCGCCGTCGCCGGCGTCGCGAGCGTTCACGACCTCCACATCTGGAGCGTGAACTCCGGCCTGGTCGCAATGAGCGCGCACGCTGTCGTGCCCGACCTCGCGCGGCACGACGCGGCCCTGCGGGCCATCGACCACGCGATGCGTGACATGGGCATTGGGCACGTGACGATCCAGCTCGAGCGGACCGCGATCACGCCCTGCGTCGAAGCTGTTACAGTCTGA
- a CDS encoding translational GTPase TypA, producing MQIRNVAIIAHVDHGKTTLVDKMLRQGGAFRENQVVQERVMDSNPLERERGITILAKNTSVHWKGTKINIVDTPGHADFGGEVERILRMVDGVLLVVDAFDGPMPQTRFVLGKALALGRTPIVVINKIDRPGADPLRVHDEVLSLFIELEADESQLEAPVVYASAKEGVATMDLDTPAVDLAPLFDTIVDTVPAAPSDTAAPFQMLVSTIDYSPYLGRLAIGRIERGTARVGDGVTLIPLEPTRAPERARVTKLYSFEGLERVEVEQAPAGEVVALAGLEGVEIGSTVTDPERPERLAGISVEEPTISVDFLVNNSPFAGKDGKFVTSRQVRDRLYKELERNVALRVEDTESTDAWQVSGRGELHLSILMETMRREGYEFQVSRPRVITRTGVDGERLEPYEELAIDVPEDYLGAVMEKLGQRRAEMVEMKNPGQGLVRLMYRIPARGLFGYRSEFLTDTRGTGIMHHNFLEYGPWAGPLAGRSRGVLVSMESGNIVGFALMNLQERSTLFVSPGDAVYEGMVVGENSRPGDMDVNPTREKKLTNIRTKSSDENVSLEPPRVLTLESALEYIEDDELIEVTPQSIRLRKRMLAASDRKRVTRDAKRERAAV from the coding sequence ATGCAGATTCGTAACGTCGCCATCATCGCCCACGTCGACCACGGCAAGACCACCCTCGTCGACAAGATGCTCCGCCAGGGCGGCGCATTCCGCGAGAACCAGGTCGTGCAGGAGCGCGTGATGGACTCCAACCCGCTCGAGCGCGAGCGCGGCATCACGATCCTGGCCAAGAACACCAGCGTCCACTGGAAGGGCACGAAGATCAACATCGTCGACACGCCCGGCCACGCCGACTTCGGCGGCGAGGTCGAGCGCATCCTGCGCATGGTCGACGGCGTGCTCCTCGTCGTCGACGCGTTCGACGGCCCGATGCCGCAGACGCGCTTCGTGCTCGGGAAGGCGCTCGCGTTAGGCCGCACGCCGATCGTGGTCATCAACAAGATCGACCGCCCCGGCGCCGACCCGCTCCGCGTGCACGACGAGGTCCTCTCGCTCTTCATCGAGCTCGAGGCCGACGAGTCGCAGCTCGAGGCACCGGTCGTCTATGCCTCCGCCAAGGAAGGCGTCGCGACGATGGACCTCGACACCCCGGCCGTCGACCTCGCGCCGCTGTTCGATACGATCGTCGACACCGTACCGGCGGCGCCGAGCGACACCGCGGCGCCGTTCCAGATGCTCGTCTCGACGATCGACTACTCGCCGTACCTCGGCCGCCTCGCGATTGGCCGCATCGAGCGTGGCACGGCCCGCGTCGGCGACGGCGTCACGCTCATCCCCCTCGAGCCTACCCGCGCGCCCGAGCGCGCGCGCGTGACGAAGCTCTACAGCTTCGAGGGCCTCGAGCGCGTCGAAGTCGAGCAGGCGCCCGCGGGCGAGGTCGTCGCGCTCGCCGGGCTCGAGGGCGTCGAGATCGGGTCCACCGTCACCGACCCGGAACGCCCGGAGCGCCTCGCCGGCATCTCCGTCGAGGAGCCGACGATCTCGGTCGACTTCCTCGTGAACAACTCGCCGTTCGCGGGCAAGGACGGCAAGTTCGTCACCTCGCGCCAGGTTCGTGACCGCCTGTATAAGGAGCTTGAGCGCAACGTCGCGCTCCGCGTCGAGGACACCGAGTCCACCGATGCGTGGCAGGTCTCCGGACGCGGGGAGCTGCACCTCTCGATTCTGATGGAGACCATGCGCCGCGAGGGCTACGAATTCCAGGTCTCGCGGCCTCGCGTCATCACCCGCACCGGCGTCGATGGCGAACGCCTCGAGCCATACGAAGAACTCGCCATCGACGTCCCCGAAGATTACCTCGGTGCGGTGATGGAGAAACTCGGCCAGCGCCGCGCCGAGATGGTCGAGATGAAGAACCCGGGGCAGGGGCTCGTGCGGCTCATGTACCGGATTCCGGCGCGCGGGCTGTTCGGCTACCGCTCCGAGTTCCTCACCGACACGCGAGGTACCGGCATCATGCACCACAACTTCCTCGAGTACGGCCCGTGGGCCGGTCCGCTCGCCGGGCGTAGTCGCGGCGTGCTCGTCTCGATGGAGTCGGGCAACATCGTCGGGTTCGCGCTGATGAACCTGCAGGAGCGCTCGACGCTTTTCGTCTCGCCAGGCGACGCCGTGTACGAGGGGATGGTCGTCGGCGAGAACTCGCGCCCGGGCGACATGGACGTCAACCCGACGAGGGAAAAGAAGCTCACCAACATCCGCACGAAGTCGAGCGACGAGAACGTCTCGCTCGAGCCGCCGCGCGTGTTGACGTTGGAATCCGCCCTTGAGTATATCGAGGACGACGAGCTGATCGAAGTCACGCCGCAGAGCATTCGCCTCCGCAAACGGATGCTGGCCGCGAGCGACCGCAAGCGCGTCACCCGTGATGCGAAGCGCGAGCGAGCGGCTGTGTGA